One part of the Onychomys torridus chromosome 13, mOncTor1.1, whole genome shotgun sequence genome encodes these proteins:
- the Cdx1 gene encoding homeobox protein CDX-1 has translation MYVGYVLDKDSPMYPGPARPSSLGLGPPTYAPPGPAPAPPQYPDFAGYTHVEPAPAPAPPPTWPAPFPAPKDDWAAAYGPGPAAPAASPAPLAFGPPPDFSPVPAPPGPSPGLLAQSLGPPGAPSSPGAQRRTPYEWMRRNVATAGGGGSGKTRTKDKYRVVYTDHQRLELEKEFHYSRYITIRRKSELAVNLGLTERQVKIWFQNRRAKERKVNKKKQQQQQQPPPPPSQLPPPPSQLPLPLDDNPTPSGPPLGSLCPTSAGLLGSPSPVPVKEEFLP, from the exons ATGTACGTGGGCTATGTGCTGGACAAGGACTCCCCCATGTACCCAGGCCCCGCCAGGCCCTCCAGCCTCGGCCTGGGCCCTCCGACCTACGCGCCCCCCGGCCCGGCGCCCGCACCCCCGCAGTACCCCGACTTCGCGGGTTACACGCACGTGGAGCCCGCACCGGCGCCCGCGCCCCCTCCGACCTGGCCCGCGCCCTTCCCTGCGCCCAAGGACGACTGGGCAGCTGCCTATGGCCCGGGCCCCGCGGCCCCCGCCGCCAGCCCGGCCCCGCTGGCCTTCGGGCCCCCTCCGGACTTTAGCCCGGTGCCCGCGCCTCCCGGGCCTAGTCCCGGCCTCCTGGCGCAGTCCCTCGGCCCGCCGGGCGCACCGTCCTCGCCAGGAGCGCAGAGGCGGACACCCTACGAATGGATGCGGCGCAACGTGGCGACCGCAGGCGGCGGTGGCAGCG GTAAGACTCGGACCAAGGACAAGTACCGTGTGGTCTACACAGACCACCAGCGCCTGGAGTTAGAAAAGGAGTTTCATTACAGCCGCTACATTACCATCCGGCGCAAGTCAGAGTTGGCTGTTAACTTGGGGCTCACAGAGCGGCAG GTGAAAATCTGGTTCCAGAACCGTCGCGCCAAGGAGCGCAAAGTCaacaagaagaagcagcagcagcagcagcagccgccgccgccgccctcaCAGCTGCCGCCGCCGCCCTCACAGCTGCCCCTGCCCTTGGATGACAACCCCACACCATCAGGACCACCCCTGGGTAGTCTATGCCCTACCAGTGCAGGCCTTCTGGGCAGCCCCTCCCCAGTGCCTGTCAAAGAGGAGTTTCTGCCCTAG